The genomic window agtgaggaaagtaaacaaagggctaaagtcaagagggagtgagaccaaaacaaagttgtTACATatggtcagattattttttagtcactgagctctttagcagaaatgtttcctgaCAGTTTGTGTTATCATTCACTGAAGCACGGTGCATTAGATTTTGTTGtaaatgtgctaactggctaactagcatcaagacggtCCGATTTCCCTTTTTTGATGACGAATACAGACCAccactgtctgctggtgtggagagtaaTTTCCtgtcacgcaggtgcagaacgtatGTGCTGGTTGACagtcagctgtagtctttgtagttTCATGTGCAACTTGTTGGCTGAGACAAAGCAAAGTCTGGCAACGCAGCGAGGGGCCTTTgtcgccgctagttctctgaagtcattttggtgtgtctgggccatTACAACCTTCCCTTATATTGGAGTTCCTTGAAAGCTCAAAGAAATGTTCAACAGCTGAGCCCCCAGTTCTGCCTGCTGCCCTCCAGGTAGGAACTCTGCAGACAGCTCTCTGTAGGTGCTGCAAACTCTACGCTCCTGAACGTCGTGCCTGTGAATGGCATGTTTCCATCTGTGCCTCGCTTCGCCGTATAACACCACTAAAGATCTGCAAGGAAGACGCACAGCCACGCTGACTTCCTCTGTCAGTCCCAGCTGTGGTAGACCCTGTTCGAGCGACATAGTAAGTGTAGTGTCTGATAACATGTTGATCGTGACCAGGCGCTCCCCCCACAGCCAGGAGTCATCTAGGTGTGGATCGATGGCAGAGCCTCGCTGAGGGTGGTAATCCAGATTGCACTGCTCCACTGGTTGAAAGTCTGCTAGACTTGGCTCTTGGTGCATTCGGAGCACTAGTGCTTGGCTCAGAGGAGGCAGTCCACTGAAGCCACCAACACGCACTTTCCTTTTCTTGAAGTTAACTTTCGGGCCAAAGTCCTGCAACGATATGAGAGAAAACTTTTGTTAATGCATCAGAATATTGtaataattacaataatcaCTGTGGGATATTCACACTGTCGACTGTTTTATTTCCACAAACTACTGTAGTCTTGCTAAACAAAAGGTACACTGGAATCAATGTCACATTGCACCTACTTGGTCAGTAATGGGCTCAGTG from Epinephelus lanceolatus isolate andai-2023 chromosome 11, ASM4190304v1, whole genome shotgun sequence includes these protein-coding regions:
- the alkbh4 gene encoding alpha-ketoglutarate-dependent dioxygenase alkB homolog 4, with product MMTPDNRDGVTSCACKGIRRCLRCEDVKEKGIQEANELKIVHHFLYDPETRLAVPKDAEAASFPFPGVFLWENFISEEEEKNLISAMDQDVWNESQSGRRKQDFGPKVNFKKRKVRVGGFSGLPPLSQALVLRMHQEPSLADFQPVEQCNLDYHPQRGSAIDPHLDDSWLWGERLVTINMLSDTTLTMSLEQGLPQLGLTEEVSVAVRLPCRSLVVLYGEARHRWKHAIHRHDVQERRVCSTYRELSAEFLPGGQQAELGAQLLNISLSFQGTPI